From a single Bacillus pumilus genomic region:
- a CDS encoding tagaturonate reductase, whose protein sequence is MKRLSKAMHPVAAYPETILQIGEGNFMRGFMNWQIQKLNDHTDFKGRAVVVPPRKGSVKALNEQDGLYTLCIQGYHDEQEKNERMIIQSISRGISTYADYEGFLSVAENPDLRFVFSNTTEAGLVFKKEDRLEDRPQASFPGKLTAFLYERFKAFAGDEQKGLIILPCELVEHNGDRLREYVIDMAAEWDLPPAFITWIKEANTFCNTLVDRIVPGFSKEAAEIVQKEDGYIDELLVTSEYYHLFVIEAPAFVQKELPFQKAGLNVLFVEDITPYRMSKVRILNGAHTAMVPIAYSCGLETVKEAVDDEHVGPFIRRMLEEEVLLGLDLPRDELLLYTQSVWDRFCNPFVKHQLLDIALNGVAKFRTRILPSLLDYVEQKKELPMKLVFSLSSLIYFYRAHSEKIKDDETVMGLMMTAWKGENQSNETVAAEILSCEPLWGRNLTDVKDLSHAVAEQLTFIQKHGMRVAVQQMLNHQYESQGEKA, encoded by the coding sequence TTGAAACGTTTATCCAAAGCTATGCACCCTGTGGCGGCTTATCCAGAAACCATTTTGCAGATCGGTGAAGGGAATTTTATGCGCGGGTTTATGAACTGGCAAATTCAAAAGCTGAACGATCACACAGATTTTAAAGGAAGAGCCGTTGTTGTTCCTCCGCGAAAAGGGTCCGTTAAGGCTTTAAATGAACAAGATGGCTTATACACTTTATGTATACAAGGCTATCATGACGAGCAAGAAAAAAATGAGCGTATGATCATTCAGTCGATCAGCAGAGGAATCAGTACGTATGCCGATTACGAAGGGTTTTTAAGCGTAGCAGAAAATCCCGATCTCCGCTTTGTCTTTTCAAACACGACAGAGGCAGGACTTGTGTTTAAAAAGGAGGATCGCTTGGAGGATCGACCGCAAGCCAGTTTTCCAGGAAAGCTGACGGCATTTTTATATGAAAGGTTTAAAGCATTTGCTGGTGACGAACAAAAAGGGCTGATCATTCTTCCTTGTGAACTGGTTGAACATAACGGTGATCGATTGAGAGAATATGTGATCGACATGGCAGCTGAGTGGGACCTGCCGCCTGCATTTATCACATGGATCAAGGAAGCCAATACATTTTGTAATACGCTTGTGGATCGGATTGTTCCTGGATTTTCTAAGGAAGCGGCTGAAATCGTCCAAAAGGAAGATGGGTATATAGACGAATTGCTTGTCACATCAGAATATTATCACCTCTTTGTTATTGAAGCACCTGCCTTCGTACAAAAAGAGCTTCCCTTTCAAAAAGCAGGATTGAATGTTCTTTTTGTAGAGGATATTACGCCTTATCGCATGAGCAAAGTACGGATATTAAATGGTGCACATACAGCGATGGTGCCAATCGCTTATTCATGTGGTCTAGAAACTGTAAAGGAAGCAGTGGATGATGAGCATGTTGGTCCGTTCATCCGGCGGATGCTGGAGGAGGAAGTACTCCTAGGACTTGATCTCCCTAGAGATGAGCTTCTTCTTTATACACAGTCCGTTTGGGATCGATTTTGCAATCCATTTGTGAAGCATCAATTACTCGATATTGCGCTCAATGGTGTAGCCAAGTTCCGAACCCGTATTCTTCCGTCCTTGCTTGATTATGTTGAGCAAAAGAAAGAGCTGCCAATGAAACTTGTGTTTTCACTCAGCAGTCTCATTTATTTTTACCGAGCACATTCAGAAAAGATAAAGGATGATGAGACTGTAATGGGCTTGATGATGACAGCCTGGAAAGGGGAAAACCAATCCAATGAAACGGTCGCAGCCGAGATTCTATCATGTGAACCCTTATGGGGAAGAAATTTAACAGATGTAAAAGATTTGAGTCATGCTGTAGCGGAGCAGCTTACATTTATACAGAAGCATGGCATGAGAGTGGCTGTTCAACAAATGCTGAATCATCAATATGAAAGTCAGGGGGAGAAGGCATGA
- a CDS encoding LacI family DNA-binding transcriptional regulator, whose protein sequence is MTVTIKDIAKLANVSHTTVSRALNNSPFIKEKTKQKILSIAKQLNYSPNVHARGLVSQKSFTIGLFFTSLTEGTSSSFFVDALKGVNSVMTEHYNLFVRGIDDFHDYTTIHKQRYDGILLMSQSEHDEAFIHHVKQQGIPIIVLNRRVESNDVMNILADDSQGAYQAAHYFIQQGHHQIAIIEGKEGFKSTQERKAGFLQALIDHHIPMKKEYMITGDYHMKNGYESMESLLTLDHPPTALFCSNDDMAIGAMNALFARGKTCPEDVSIIGFDDIAFSSYTTPALTTVKKPIEKMCALGAEAILSVINGEAQEEDHMEKVYVHTELMIRDSVKKVQ, encoded by the coding sequence ATGACAGTCACAATTAAAGACATAGCAAAATTGGCAAACGTCTCTCATACGACGGTATCAAGGGCTTTGAATAACAGTCCTTTTATTAAAGAGAAGACAAAACAAAAGATTTTGTCGATTGCAAAACAGCTAAATTATTCACCGAATGTCCATGCCAGAGGCCTTGTATCACAAAAATCATTTACAATCGGTCTGTTTTTTACGAGTTTAACAGAAGGCACGTCCTCAAGCTTTTTTGTGGATGCGTTAAAAGGCGTCAATAGCGTCATGACAGAGCATTATAATTTGTTTGTAAGAGGTATTGACGACTTTCATGATTATACAACCATTCATAAACAGCGCTACGACGGCATTTTGCTTATGAGTCAAAGTGAGCACGATGAAGCGTTTATCCATCATGTTAAGCAACAGGGTATTCCAATCATTGTGCTGAATCGCCGAGTAGAAAGTAATGACGTGATGAATATATTAGCAGATGATAGTCAAGGAGCATACCAGGCAGCACACTATTTCATTCAGCAAGGTCATCATCAAATCGCCATTATTGAAGGAAAAGAAGGCTTTAAATCGACTCAGGAAAGAAAAGCTGGCTTTCTCCAAGCGTTAATTGATCACCATATTCCTATGAAGAAAGAATATATGATCACAGGCGACTACCACATGAAAAATGGCTATGAATCAATGGAATCCCTGCTAACCCTTGATCATCCGCCAACAGCGCTTTTTTGCTCTAACGATGATATGGCCATTGGAGCGATGAATGCGTTATTTGCAAGAGGCAAAACGTGTCCAGAAGATGTCTCTATTATCGGTTTTGATGATATCGCATTCTCATCTTATACCACGCCTGCATTGACCACGGTGAAAAAGCCAATCGAAAAAATGTGTGCACTTGGAGCAGAAGCCATCCTATCGGTCATAAATGGTGAAGCACAAGAAGAAGATCATATGGAAAAAGTGTATGTACACACAGAGTTAATGATCAGAGATTCAGTCAAAAAGGTGCAGTAA
- the uxaC gene encoding glucuronate isomerase, with amino-acid sequence MKAFLDDQFLLNSQTAEKLYHEFAKDLPIIDYHCHLSPKEIYENKTFQNITEAWLYGDHYKWRAMRANGIPESHVTGDASDDEKFLAWAKTVPMTIGNPLYHWTHLELRRYFEVEDLLNEQNADFIWQKVNEKLQGKGFGARDFIVKSNVETVVTTDDPVDSLQYHQKLREEGFSVQVLPGFRPDKALDIANDLFVKYVLELAEVSATSIQSYQDFLNALRTRIDFFHEQGCLISDHAINEMTYEETSEDEVEIIFHKRMSGHPLTEEEKIKFKTQTFIILGQAYCERGWAMQLHINALRNNNTKMFERLGPDTGYDAMNDEDMAKPLCRILDRLEREDALPKTILYSLNPRDNVVISTLAGSFQDGKTPGKMQHGTAWWFNDTKQGMTEQMMALSSIGLISRFIGMLTDSRSFLSYTRHEYFRRLLCDIIGDWVEKGEAPYDLELLGGIVKGISYENAKQYFQFDRAKQPHHQREIT; translated from the coding sequence ATGAAAGCCTTTTTAGATGATCAGTTTTTACTGAACAGTCAAACGGCTGAAAAGCTATATCATGAGTTTGCAAAGGACCTTCCAATTATAGATTACCATTGTCATTTAAGTCCTAAAGAAATCTATGAAAATAAAACCTTTCAAAATATCACCGAAGCATGGCTTTATGGAGATCATTACAAATGGCGCGCTATGAGAGCAAATGGCATTCCTGAATCGCATGTTACGGGTGATGCATCAGATGATGAAAAATTTTTGGCATGGGCGAAGACCGTCCCTATGACCATAGGAAATCCACTCTATCATTGGACTCATTTGGAGCTGAGAAGATATTTCGAAGTTGAAGATCTATTAAACGAACAAAACGCAGACTTCATTTGGCAGAAAGTGAATGAAAAGCTGCAAGGAAAGGGTTTTGGTGCGAGGGACTTCATTGTGAAATCAAACGTTGAAACCGTCGTGACAACAGATGATCCAGTCGATTCACTTCAATATCACCAAAAACTGCGGGAAGAAGGATTCTCTGTACAAGTGCTTCCAGGGTTTCGCCCTGATAAAGCACTAGATATAGCGAATGATCTGTTTGTAAAATATGTTCTCGAACTGGCAGAGGTTTCAGCTACTTCAATACAATCCTATCAAGACTTCTTAAATGCACTCCGTACAAGAATTGATTTTTTCCATGAACAGGGATGTTTGATCTCAGATCATGCCATTAATGAAATGACATATGAAGAAACGTCAGAAGATGAAGTGGAGATCATTTTTCATAAAAGAATGTCTGGGCATCCATTGACGGAAGAAGAGAAAATCAAGTTTAAAACACAGACATTCATTATACTAGGTCAGGCTTACTGTGAGCGGGGCTGGGCCATGCAGCTTCATATTAATGCACTTAGAAACAACAATACGAAAATGTTTGAGCGGCTCGGACCAGATACGGGATATGATGCGATGAATGATGAGGACATGGCAAAGCCGCTTTGCAGAATATTAGATCGTTTAGAACGAGAAGATGCATTGCCAAAAACCATTCTTTATTCCTTGAACCCTCGTGACAATGTGGTCATTTCAACATTGGCTGGAAGCTTTCAAGACGGAAAAACACCAGGGAAGATGCAGCATGGCACAGCCTGGTGGTTTAATGATACGAAGCAAGGAATGACAGAGCAGATGATGGCTCTTTCCAGTATAGGACTGATCAGCCGCTTCATCGGGATGCTGACGGATTCACGAAGCTTTTTGTCGTATACGAGGCATGAATACTTCCGAAGACTGCTTTGTGATATCATTGGAGATTGGGTAGAAAAGGGAGAAGCCCCATACGACCTTGAACTGTTAGGGGGAATCGTGAAAGGAATCAGCTATGAAAATGCCAAGCAATATTTTCAATTTGATCGTGCCAAGCAGCCCCATCATCAACGTGAAATCACATGA
- a CDS encoding HAMP domain-containing sensor histidine kinase: MNLRTKLFFHFVGQMFIVIAILMIGHTFSENLYFKKHYENMAETGLTKADGDTLMSWLYFNEDGKMEADDQLKQAVKKRDGWLQVIDSKKHNVYSYHRPQTIPTSYQKDEMIKIFEKRQFKDYKMYFWPIEIDQKSFIVLYGFKTNSTKVANYLKQHEKDLAALSQYSVETKEFLKRMNGSVHLFNDEGKYLKGIRTNTNMKQDVTDVELLKYQSKPWEFRSDLSYIKVNKNLYIIISVPNKVYSPDELYEKETDALNQYTTILIAGLALTVIIVMTLWYSYRYGLPIYHIIRWLIFLSRNKLQEPTNRKGIPVSKNKKGRIKREYRLFEDILKTMDQLTHTLKENEVNRRKIQTTREEWIAGLSHDLKTPLSTIYGYGLMLESDQYQWSKEEVMEMGQVIREKSEYMSTLIEDLNLTYRLKNGALPINRKPVELGEFIASIMDEFSRNSFSEDFPSSFEDQTNGVIFEIDKAWFRRVIENLLANAVKHNQKGTHITAVLSETNEEVRIEMKDNGCGMAQETVDHLFNRYYRGTNTNDPTNGTGLGLAIAKELVLLHDGDIQVESEPGAGTTIAIILKKSPPVK, translated from the coding sequence CCATTTTGATGATCGGACATACGTTCTCTGAGAATTTATATTTTAAAAAACACTACGAGAACATGGCTGAAACCGGTTTAACAAAAGCTGATGGAGATACACTCATGAGCTGGCTTTATTTTAATGAGGATGGAAAAATGGAAGCCGATGATCAGCTCAAGCAAGCAGTGAAAAAACGAGACGGTTGGCTGCAAGTGATTGATTCAAAAAAGCATAACGTCTATAGCTATCACCGCCCTCAGACCATTCCAACATCCTATCAAAAGGATGAAATGATCAAGATCTTTGAAAAAAGACAATTCAAAGATTACAAGATGTACTTCTGGCCCATTGAGATTGATCAAAAAAGCTTTATCGTGTTGTATGGGTTTAAAACGAACAGCACGAAGGTAGCCAATTATTTGAAACAGCACGAGAAAGATTTGGCTGCACTATCTCAATATTCGGTTGAAACGAAAGAATTCTTGAAGAGAATGAATGGATCGGTGCACCTGTTCAATGATGAAGGGAAATATTTAAAGGGCATTCGAACCAATACCAATATGAAACAAGATGTAACAGATGTTGAACTGCTCAAGTATCAATCGAAGCCTTGGGAGTTTAGAAGTGACCTGTCTTATATCAAAGTGAATAAAAACCTATATATCATCATTTCTGTACCAAATAAAGTATACAGCCCAGACGAACTTTACGAGAAAGAGACAGACGCTTTAAATCAATATACAACCATTTTAATTGCGGGTCTTGCGCTTACGGTTATCATCGTCATGACATTATGGTACTCGTATCGCTATGGACTGCCGATCTATCACATTATCCGCTGGCTGATTTTCTTATCAAGAAATAAATTGCAGGAACCAACAAACAGAAAAGGAATTCCAGTCAGTAAAAATAAAAAAGGCCGTATTAAGCGGGAATACCGATTATTTGAGGATATCCTTAAAACAATGGATCAGCTCACGCATACTTTAAAAGAGAATGAAGTAAACCGAAGAAAAATTCAAACCACAAGGGAAGAATGGATTGCCGGACTTTCTCATGATTTGAAAACACCTCTTAGTACGATTTATGGTTATGGTCTGATGCTCGAATCCGATCAATATCAATGGTCCAAAGAAGAAGTGATGGAAATGGGCCAGGTGATTCGTGAGAAATCAGAATACATGTCTACCTTGATTGAGGATTTAAACCTCACGTACCGTTTAAAAAATGGTGCCTTGCCTATTAATCGAAAACCGGTTGAGCTTGGTGAGTTTATCGCCTCTATTATGGACGAGTTTTCAAGAAACTCCTTTTCTGAGGACTTCCCATCCTCTTTTGAAGATCAAACAAACGGTGTCATTTTTGAGATCGACAAAGCCTGGTTCAGACGTGTAATTGAGAACCTACTGGCGAATGCCGTCAAGCATAATCAAAAAGGTACGCATATTACAGCTGTTTTATCTGAAACAAATGAAGAAGTTCGGATCGAAATGAAAGACAACGGATGCGGAATGGCACAGGAAACGGTCGATCACTTATTTAACCGCTACTACAGAGGGACAAATACAAATGACCCAACGAATGGCACAGGACTCGGGCTGGCAATAGCAAAAGAACTTGTCCTGCTGCATGACGGTGATATTCAAGTGGAGAGTGAACCAGGTGCTGGAACAACTATTGCGATTATCCTAAAAAAATCACCTCCTGTAAAATAG